One Obesumbacterium proteus DNA window includes the following coding sequences:
- the chaA gene encoding sodium-potassium/proton antiporter ChaA translates to MKSETEACRVKTRHSEYSLALPVIALVVLTLWGNTQSLPAVAGINILALIAILSSAFSVVRHADVLAHRLGEPYGSLILSLSVVILEVSLISALMATGDAAPALMRDTLYSIVMIVTGGLVGFSLLLGGRKFATQFVNLAGIKQYLITLIPLAIIVLVLPMTFPGGNFTTGQALMVAAISAAMYGVFLLIQTKTHQSLFVYEHEDDGDDPSDPHHGKPSAHSSAWHAGWLVVHLIAVIAVTKFNANPLESLLSTLNAPQQFTGFLVALLILSPEGLGALKAVLANQVQRAMNLFFGSVLATISLTVPAVTIIATLTGQPLIFALDAPQVVVMVAALMLCQVSFSTGRTNVLNGAAHLALFAAYLMTIFL, encoded by the coding sequence ATGAAGTCAGAAACTGAAGCATGCCGCGTGAAAACACGGCATAGCGAGTACTCGTTAGCTCTACCTGTTATCGCCTTAGTTGTCCTGACTCTGTGGGGCAATACTCAGAGTTTACCCGCCGTCGCTGGCATTAATATCCTCGCGCTGATCGCTATATTGAGCAGTGCGTTTAGCGTAGTGCGTCACGCTGACGTGTTAGCACACCGTTTAGGTGAACCCTACGGCTCATTAATTCTGAGCCTTTCCGTGGTTATTCTGGAAGTGAGTCTGATTTCTGCGTTGATGGCTACCGGCGATGCGGCTCCGGCGCTGATGCGCGATACGCTCTATTCCATCGTGATGATCGTCACCGGTGGTTTGGTTGGTTTTTCATTGCTGCTCGGTGGGCGTAAATTTGCCACTCAGTTTGTCAATCTGGCCGGTATTAAACAGTATTTAATTACGCTGATCCCGCTGGCGATCATCGTTTTAGTGTTACCGATGACCTTCCCCGGTGGAAACTTCACCACGGGTCAAGCGCTTATGGTGGCAGCTATTTCCGCCGCAATGTACGGCGTGTTCTTGCTGATCCAAACCAAAACGCACCAAAGCCTGTTTGTTTACGAGCATGAAGATGACGGCGATGATCCGAGCGATCCGCATCATGGCAAACCTTCGGCTCACAGCAGCGCATGGCACGCCGGTTGGTTAGTGGTGCATTTGATTGCCGTTATTGCGGTCACTAAATTCAATGCCAACCCGCTTGAAAGCCTGCTAAGCACGCTGAATGCGCCGCAGCAGTTCACCGGTTTCTTAGTCGCTCTGCTGATTTTGTCGCCGGAAGGATTGGGAGCATTGAAAGCCGTATTGGCTAATCAGGTGCAGCGCGCCATGAACCTGTTCTTCGGTTCTGTGCTAGCCACCATCTCACTGACGGTGCCTGCGGTTACGATTATTGCTACCTTGACCGGCCAACCGCTGATCTTTGCGCTGGATGCACCACAGGTGGTGGTGATGGTCGCCGCATTGATGCTGTGTCAGGTTTCATTTAGCACCGGACGTACTAACGTTCTGAACGGTGCCGCTCACTTGGCTCTGTTTGCGGCTTACCTGATGACGATATTCTTGTAA
- the hutX gene encoding heme utilization cystosolic carrier protein HutX: MTHSELHAFMQTRPDGTLEAIAEKFNTTLLEVIQHLPEHTLVSGDKFDAVWDSVVEWGCVTTLAHTADVILEFTGELPTGFHRHGYFNLRGKKGLTGHIKAENCHHIALIERQFMGMDTASILFLNQQGSAMFKIFLGRDEHRKLLASQVDAFRALALRLKTDAI, encoded by the coding sequence ATGACACATTCTGAACTGCATGCTTTCATGCAAACCCGTCCTGATGGCACGCTGGAGGCCATCGCTGAAAAATTCAATACCACGCTGCTTGAGGTGATCCAGCATTTGCCGGAGCATACCTTAGTTTCTGGCGATAAATTCGATGCAGTGTGGGATAGCGTCGTGGAATGGGGCTGCGTAACCACGCTGGCACACACCGCCGATGTTATTTTGGAGTTCACCGGAGAATTACCTACCGGTTTCCACCGCCATGGTTACTTTAACCTGCGCGGCAAAAAAGGGCTTACCGGGCATATTAAAGCCGAAAACTGTCACCACATTGCGCTGATTGAACGTCAGTTTATGGGCATGGACACCGCCTCTATTCTGTTCTTGAACCAGCAAGGCAGCGCCATGTTTAAAATTTTCTTGGGTCGCGACGAACATCGCAAACTGCTCGCTTCACAGGTAGACGCCTTCCGTGCCTTGGCGTTACGCCTTAAAACAGACGCGATCTAA
- a CDS encoding aldo/keto reductase: MQKRILGQSGLEVSAMGLGCMGLSFGYGPATDTKQAIELIRAAVEQGVTFFDTAEVYGPYLNESLLGEALEPFRDRVVIATKFGFTFGNDNKQQILNSRPEHIRAAVEGSLSRLKTDVIDLLYQHRVDPEVPIEDVAGTVKDLIAEGKVKHFGLSEAGIQTIRRAHAVQPVTALQSEYSMWWREPEQEIMPVLEELGIGFVPFSPLGKGFLTGAINAQTTFGADDFRSKVPRFAAEAIEANEKLVSLLAALAAEKNVTPAQIALAWLLAQKPWIVPIPGTTKLHRLTENLGAAELVLNADDLRKIANALETVKIVGDRYPAALMARVGR, translated from the coding sequence ATGCAAAAACGTATTCTTGGTCAGTCTGGGCTAGAAGTATCAGCCATGGGTCTGGGCTGTATGGGGCTGAGCTTTGGCTATGGCCCTGCCACCGACACGAAACAAGCGATAGAACTGATCCGTGCCGCCGTTGAACAAGGTGTGACCTTTTTTGACACCGCTGAAGTCTACGGCCCTTATTTAAATGAATCACTGCTTGGCGAAGCGCTTGAGCCCTTCCGCGATCGCGTGGTTATTGCCACTAAATTTGGTTTTACCTTCGGCAACGATAATAAGCAGCAGATTTTAAACAGCCGTCCTGAGCATATTCGTGCCGCCGTTGAAGGCTCACTGAGCCGGTTGAAAACCGACGTGATCGATCTGCTGTACCAGCATCGCGTGGATCCTGAGGTGCCTATCGAGGACGTCGCTGGAACCGTGAAAGATTTGATTGCTGAAGGCAAAGTTAAACACTTTGGATTATCTGAAGCCGGTATTCAAACCATTCGCCGCGCACATGCCGTTCAGCCCGTTACGGCACTGCAAAGCGAATACTCCATGTGGTGGCGTGAACCCGAGCAAGAAATCATGCCGGTGTTAGAAGAATTAGGTATTGGTTTTGTTCCCTTTAGCCCTCTGGGCAAAGGTTTCTTAACTGGCGCAATCAACGCACAAACGACGTTTGGGGCTGACGATTTTAGAAGCAAAGTGCCGCGCTTTGCCGCCGAAGCCATAGAAGCCAACGAAAAACTCGTGTCTCTGCTTGCTGCATTAGCCGCAGAGAAAAATGTCACTCCGGCACAAATCGCACTAGCGTGGCTGTTAGCGCAGAAACCATGGATTGTGCCAATTCCAGGCACCACCAAACTACATCGTTTAACTGAAAACCTTGGCGCAGCCGAACTGGTTCTGAACGCAGACGATTTGCGTAAAATCGCCAACGCGCTAGAAACGGTGAAAATCGTGGGCGATCGCTACCCTGCTGCATTGATGGCGCGCGTAGGACGATAA
- a CDS encoding TetR/AcrR family transcriptional regulator — translation MGRQRSIDREKVLDAAEEIIANHGAAALTIDSVARAMGISKGGVQYCFGNKDALIDAMFERWGNAYDRVFDLVATQDDSPVNRVAAHVVATHKYDQASSAKAAGLLVNLLQTKEHLENTRGWYRERIENLDLDSEQGKQARIAFLAAEGAFMLRYFGLMDIDQTEWESIFHDIEKIILPADKNTDKDINK, via the coding sequence ATGGGACGTCAACGCAGTATCGATAGAGAAAAAGTGCTGGATGCAGCGGAAGAGATTATTGCGAACCACGGCGCTGCGGCACTGACTATCGACTCTGTGGCGCGTGCGATGGGGATCTCAAAAGGCGGCGTACAGTACTGTTTTGGCAACAAAGACGCGCTGATTGATGCCATGTTTGAACGCTGGGGAAATGCCTACGATCGGGTATTTGATCTGGTGGCCACGCAGGATGACTCGCCGGTCAATCGCGTTGCGGCACATGTGGTTGCCACGCATAAATACGATCAGGCCTCCAGCGCCAAAGCCGCTGGGTTACTGGTCAATTTGTTGCAAACCAAAGAGCATCTGGAAAATACGCGTGGCTGGTACCGCGAGCGTATCGAGAATTTAGACCTTGATTCCGAGCAAGGCAAGCAGGCGCGCATCGCGTTTTTAGCGGCCGAGGGCGCATTTATGCTGCGCTATTTTGGTTTAATGGATATAGATCAAACCGAGTGGGAATCTATATTTCATGACATTGAAAAGATTATTTTACCGGCAGATAAAAATACAGATAAAGACATCAATAAATAA
- a CDS encoding heme/hemin ABC transporter substrate-binding protein: protein MKKLIIGALALLLTSGAMAQERLVVAGGSLVELLYALGAGDTLVGVDETTAYPPETKALPHIGYWKQLSAEGILSLAPTTFITWQDAEPKLVLNQLVQQKVKVLTLPRTPATVERMYSNIHTLASSVNKTAQGDELVASLQKRLAATAEKNQQIAKPVRVMFLLSPGGGVPQIAGTESVAGTILSLAGGQNIASHAEYKTYSGEAIIAANPDVIVVTTQSLASADGKKQLGNVAGVTRTAAWKNQRIVEIDQSLILGMGPRIVDAVEFLQQQLYPNPA from the coding sequence ATGAAAAAATTGATTATCGGCGCACTGGCACTCCTTCTCACCAGCGGTGCGATGGCTCAAGAGCGCTTAGTGGTCGCTGGCGGCTCGTTGGTGGAACTGCTCTACGCGCTTGGCGCGGGTGACACGCTCGTTGGCGTAGATGAAACCACGGCCTATCCGCCAGAAACCAAAGCGCTGCCGCACATCGGCTATTGGAAACAGCTGAGTGCCGAAGGCATTTTGTCACTGGCGCCGACCACCTTTATTACTTGGCAAGACGCCGAACCCAAGCTGGTGCTTAACCAACTCGTGCAACAAAAAGTGAAGGTGCTGACGCTGCCGCGCACGCCTGCCACCGTGGAACGGATGTACAGCAATATTCATACCTTGGCGAGCAGCGTGAACAAAACAGCGCAGGGCGACGAATTAGTCGCCAGCCTCCAGAAACGGCTGGCCGCTACCGCTGAAAAAAACCAGCAAATCGCTAAGCCCGTGCGCGTGATGTTCCTGCTATCGCCGGGCGGCGGCGTACCGCAAATTGCCGGAACCGAAAGCGTGGCGGGCACCATTTTATCGTTGGCCGGTGGGCAAAATATCGCGAGCCACGCGGAATATAAAACCTACAGCGGTGAAGCGATTATTGCGGCTAATCCCGACGTGATCGTGGTCACTACCCAAAGCTTGGCTTCTGCCGACGGTAAAAAGCAGCTGGGCAACGTAGCTGGTGTCACTCGCACCGCCGCATGGAAAAATCAGCGCATCGTTGAAATCGATCAGTCGCTCATTTTGGGGATGGGGCCACGCATCGTTGATGCGGTTGAATTCCTTCAGCAGCAGCTTTATCCCAATCCAGCTTAA
- a CDS encoding magnesium transporter, whose amino-acid sequence MSYHVKNAIHNHNDEFEDDAIAQYMSTDFITLPHILSVQEARKVFLSQLKSNDIPTQVFVVSGEQLCGVLAVKKLLQETNDTQIIQSLMDHHFFHVSPADERTKVISRISKEDVDIVPVVAGGQLVGCLTEREIAHLLEDEVTEDAQRQGASLPLEKPYLETSPITLWKKRSVWLLLLFVAEAYTSSVIQHFEEALESAIALAFFIPLLIGTGGNSGTQITSTLVRSMALGEVRLRDLGKIIRKEMTTSLMIAATLGLAGCVRAWMMGIGPEITLIVSLTLVCITMWSAVVSSVIPMVLKRVGIDPAVVSAPFIATFIDGTGLIIYFKIAQYTLGLN is encoded by the coding sequence ATGTCTTACCATGTAAAAAATGCTATCCACAACCATAATGATGAGTTTGAAGATGACGCCATTGCTCAATATATGAGTACAGACTTCATCACGCTGCCTCATATCCTTAGCGTGCAAGAAGCTCGCAAGGTTTTCCTTTCTCAACTCAAAAGTAATGATATACCTACGCAGGTTTTTGTCGTATCCGGTGAGCAATTATGCGGAGTATTAGCCGTTAAAAAATTGCTACAGGAAACGAATGATACTCAGATTATTCAGAGCTTGATGGATCATCATTTTTTCCATGTTAGCCCTGCGGATGAAAGAACTAAGGTTATTTCCCGTATTTCCAAAGAGGATGTCGATATTGTTCCCGTCGTTGCGGGCGGACAATTAGTGGGATGTCTTACCGAGAGAGAAATTGCGCATTTATTAGAGGATGAAGTGACTGAAGATGCGCAGCGTCAGGGTGCCAGTTTGCCATTGGAAAAACCGTATCTCGAAACCAGCCCAATAACGCTGTGGAAGAAACGTTCGGTCTGGCTGTTACTGCTGTTTGTTGCCGAAGCTTACACCAGCAGCGTGATCCAGCATTTTGAAGAGGCGCTGGAATCTGCTATTGCCTTGGCTTTCTTTATTCCGTTGCTGATTGGCACGGGCGGGAACAGTGGCACACAGATAACATCAACCTTGGTGCGTTCGATGGCGCTAGGCGAGGTGCGGTTACGCGATTTGGGTAAAATTATCCGCAAAGAGATGACGACGTCACTGATGATTGCGGCGACGTTAGGACTCGCGGGGTGTGTTCGTGCGTGGATGATGGGGATCGGCCCCGAAATTACGCTGATTGTCAGTTTAACATTGGTTTGTATTACGATGTGGAGCGCCGTGGTTTCCTCCGTGATCCCAATGGTATTAAAGCGTGTGGGAATTGACCCTGCGGTAGTGTCTGCGCCGTTTATTGCCACGTTTATTGATGGAACCGGTTTGATTATTTATTTCAAAATTGCGCAGTACACCTTGGGACTCAATTAA
- a CDS encoding aldo/keto reductase: MQTVTLNNGIEMPLLGFGVFQMTDATECERAVIDAIETGYRLIDTAASYQNETQVGNALRQSGIARDELFVTTKLWLQDTNYEGAKAQFERSLNRLQLDYVDLYLIHQPYGDVHGAWRAMEELQQAGKIRAIGVSNFHPDRLADLMAFNRIVPAVNQVEVNPFNQQLHAVPWMNSRHIKPEAWAPFAEGKNGLFQHPVLTAIANQYGKTVGQVVLRWLYQRGIVSLAKSVRKARMEENINILDFALSDADMTQIAALDTATSAFFSHRDPAMVEWLTQRKLDV; this comes from the coding sequence ATGCAAACGGTCACACTTAACAACGGTATCGAAATGCCTTTACTCGGCTTTGGCGTCTTTCAAATGACTGATGCCACCGAATGCGAACGTGCGGTGATTGACGCTATCGAAACGGGATATCGCCTCATTGATACTGCGGCCTCTTATCAAAACGAAACTCAGGTGGGTAATGCCCTGCGGCAAAGCGGGATTGCTCGCGATGAGCTTTTCGTGACCACCAAACTTTGGCTGCAAGATACCAATTATGAAGGCGCAAAAGCGCAGTTCGAGCGTTCACTCAATCGTCTACAGCTTGATTACGTTGATCTGTATTTAATTCATCAGCCATATGGCGACGTGCACGGCGCGTGGCGGGCGATGGAGGAGTTGCAGCAGGCGGGGAAAATTCGCGCCATCGGCGTGAGTAACTTCCATCCCGATAGACTTGCCGATCTGATGGCGTTTAACCGTATTGTGCCAGCGGTGAATCAGGTGGAGGTGAATCCCTTTAATCAGCAGCTTCATGCCGTGCCGTGGATGAACAGCCGCCATATTAAGCCTGAGGCTTGGGCACCTTTTGCAGAAGGCAAAAATGGTTTGTTTCAGCATCCGGTACTAACGGCTATCGCCAACCAGTATGGCAAAACCGTCGGACAGGTGGTGCTGCGTTGGCTATATCAGCGAGGCATCGTGTCGTTGGCGAAATCCGTTCGCAAAGCGCGGATGGAAGAAAATATCAACATTCTGGATTTTGCACTTTCTGATGCTGACATGACGCAAATCGCCGCGTTGGACACCGCGACCAGCGCCTTTTTCTCCCACCGCGATCCGGCGATGGTGGAATGGCTCACCCAGCGCAAACTTGACGTCTAA
- a CDS encoding FecCD family ABC transporter permease — MFWGLTFILLALVLCAANLGAISMPFSVLWNSELQDYYLDIWLNVRMPRVLLAVLVGAALATSGVIMQGLFRNPMADPGLLGVSSGSALMVGMAIVFPVSLPALFLMYEHMLFAVLGSLLICTFIFFLSGRSSHGGMLHLLLAGIAINALCGAAIGILSYVGDDQQLRQLTLWMMGSLGQAQWPTLLVSASLALPAIFVTWRNAGTLNLLQLGDEEAHYLGVNVKRKRQMLLVLSSLLVGASVAISGVIGFVGLVVPHLVRMTIGSDHRWLIPCSALCGACLLLLADTLARTVVQPAEMPVGLLTSLLGGPYFLWLIFRCRRGL; from the coding sequence ATGTTCTGGGGACTGACTTTTATCCTGTTGGCCTTGGTGCTATGTGCCGCGAATCTCGGCGCGATCAGCATGCCGTTTTCAGTGCTGTGGAACAGCGAACTACAGGATTATTATCTCGATATTTGGCTCAACGTGCGTATGCCACGCGTTTTGCTGGCTGTGTTGGTGGGTGCGGCGCTGGCAACGTCGGGCGTGATCATGCAGGGTTTATTTCGCAACCCGATGGCCGATCCGGGTTTATTAGGGGTTAGCAGCGGCTCGGCATTGATGGTCGGTATGGCTATTGTTTTTCCCGTCTCCCTGCCTGCGCTGTTTTTAATGTACGAACACATGCTGTTTGCCGTGTTAGGCAGCCTGCTTATCTGCACGTTTATCTTTTTCCTCAGCGGTCGCTCCAGCCACGGTGGCATGCTGCATCTGCTACTGGCCGGCATCGCGATTAACGCGCTGTGCGGCGCAGCGATTGGGATCCTCAGCTATGTCGGTGACGATCAGCAGCTACGCCAGTTAACGCTGTGGATGATGGGCAGTTTGGGACAGGCACAATGGCCCACGCTTCTGGTGTCCGCCTCGTTGGCGCTCCCGGCGATTTTTGTCACTTGGCGCAATGCAGGAACGTTAAACCTGCTACAGCTGGGTGATGAAGAGGCGCACTATCTTGGCGTGAATGTAAAACGTAAACGCCAAATGCTGTTGGTGCTAAGTTCATTATTAGTGGGTGCATCCGTCGCCATCAGCGGCGTGATCGGCTTTGTCGGATTAGTGGTACCGCATCTGGTACGCATGACGATCGGCTCAGACCATCGCTGGCTAATCCCCTGCTCTGCGCTGTGCGGTGCCTGTTTGTTGTTGCTGGCGGACACCTTGGCTCGAACCGTGGTTCAGCCTGCCGAAATGCCGGTGGGATTACTCACCAGCCTGCTGGGTGGACCCTATTTTTTATGGCTGATATTTAGATGCCGCCGCGGGCTTTAA
- a CDS encoding TonB-dependent receptor plug domain-containing protein → MFSTRNTCFLLSALSLFVSQQLGAASAPQQSGSSVDEDPIYVTTTSRSETTLWDSPATIQVIDSEQLERSTRLSLADELQDIPGVEITDNGLAGRKQVRIRGEGSSRVLLLIDGQEVTYQRAGQDFGPGILIDESSLERIEVVKGPYSVLYGSQAIGGVINFITRKGGDKPVSGSVKAVYDTATNGWRESASAYGSIGNLDYRLNGSYADHGDRDTPDGRLPNTGFNNNSQGLWLGYTLDKHKFGLSLDRYKLSTQTYYDDPSYQEFSVKIPKLEREKIGLFYDYAVDGEYLKNIHLDAYSQKLERKFENKVTVVTPTGSPMIGDLRVANQTQSEDTQNTRGLTLQSNFELPANNNLVIGAQYQEDRVKQTSNGSTQSSSSHGFPAAVNYTKDTLAHNRSEQTNWSAFGQNEWQFADNWKWTLGARQYWLKSQLLNGDETVSHSSQGTTTTTLGSQSVSDSAFVTATSLRYSGIANTELRLAFAQGYVFPTLTQQFMQTSAGGGVTYGNPDLDAEHSNNFEFGARYNGNMWYIDGAIYYSEAKDYIASIACSGQKICNGNSNSSRTDYYYYDNVDRAKTYGMELSAEYNGWMISPYASGNIMRRQFISPTMKTWDTGDPSVTGRLGVKNTMLFNAMNLTSDLYIRAASKATDSTGSETENHAGWATLNLAFNSEFGADDQYQVNVELNNLTNKRYQTAHESIPAAGINAAVGFAWKF, encoded by the coding sequence ATGTTCAGTACAAGGAATACGTGCTTTCTACTTTCAGCTTTATCTCTGTTTGTTTCACAACAGCTTGGCGCGGCATCGGCTCCCCAGCAGTCCGGTAGCAGCGTTGACGAAGATCCGATTTATGTCACCACCACCAGCCGTAGCGAAACAACCCTGTGGGACAGCCCTGCAACCATTCAAGTTATCGACAGCGAGCAGCTTGAGCGTTCTACCCGTTTATCGTTAGCAGATGAGTTACAAGATATTCCCGGCGTTGAAATCACCGATAACGGCTTGGCTGGCCGTAAACAGGTGCGCATTCGCGGTGAAGGCTCTTCACGCGTGCTGTTACTGATCGATGGGCAGGAAGTCACCTACCAACGCGCAGGACAAGATTTCGGTCCCGGTATTTTGATTGATGAGTCGTCACTAGAGCGCATTGAAGTGGTCAAAGGCCCCTACTCGGTGCTATATGGCTCTCAAGCCATCGGTGGCGTGATCAACTTCATCACCCGCAAAGGCGGCGATAAGCCGGTCAGCGGTTCGGTCAAGGCGGTTTATGATACCGCCACCAACGGCTGGCGTGAGTCTGCCAGCGCATATGGCAGCATCGGTAATTTAGACTACCGCCTGAACGGCAGCTATGCCGATCACGGTGATAGAGACACCCCAGACGGCCGCTTGCCCAATACCGGCTTCAACAATAATAGCCAAGGCCTATGGCTTGGCTACACGCTGGATAAGCATAAGTTTGGCCTATCGCTAGACCGCTATAAGCTCTCTACGCAAACCTATTATGACGATCCGTCCTATCAAGAATTCAGCGTTAAAATACCGAAGCTGGAACGCGAAAAGATTGGGTTGTTTTATGACTACGCGGTAGACGGCGAATATTTAAAAAATATTCACCTCGACGCGTACAGCCAAAAGCTTGAGCGTAAATTCGAAAATAAGGTCACGGTTGTCACGCCTACCGGCAGCCCGATGATCGGCGATCTACGTGTGGCTAACCAAACGCAGTCCGAAGACACGCAGAATACGCGCGGGCTCACCCTGCAATCTAACTTCGAGCTACCTGCGAATAACAATCTGGTGATCGGCGCTCAATACCAAGAAGACCGCGTCAAACAGACCTCCAACGGCAGCACGCAGTCCAGTAGTTCACACGGCTTCCCTGCCGCCGTGAATTACACTAAAGATACACTGGCGCACAACCGCTCGGAACAAACCAACTGGTCAGCCTTTGGACAAAATGAGTGGCAGTTTGCCGATAACTGGAAATGGACGCTCGGTGCGCGCCAATATTGGTTGAAATCTCAGCTATTGAACGGCGACGAAACGGTTTCTCACTCTTCCCAAGGCACAACCACCACCACGCTCGGCTCGCAGTCCGTCAGCGACAGCGCGTTTGTAACCGCCACTAGCCTGCGTTATTCCGGTATCGCCAATACCGAACTTCGTTTGGCCTTCGCTCAGGGCTATGTTTTCCCAACCCTGACGCAGCAGTTTATGCAGACATCCGCGGGCGGCGGCGTGACCTATGGCAACCCAGATCTGGATGCGGAGCACTCCAACAACTTCGAATTTGGGGCGCGCTATAACGGCAATATGTGGTACATCGACGGCGCGATTTACTACTCCGAAGCCAAAGACTATATCGCTTCTATTGCTTGCTCTGGGCAGAAAATCTGTAACGGCAACAGCAACTCATCACGTACCGATTATTACTACTACGATAACGTCGACCGCGCCAAAACCTACGGGATGGAACTCTCCGCCGAATATAACGGCTGGATGATTTCACCGTATGCCAGCGGCAACATCATGCGCCGTCAGTTCATCAGCCCAACCATGAAAACATGGGATACCGGCGATCCGAGCGTAACCGGACGTTTGGGGGTAAAAAATACGATGTTGTTTAATGCGATGAACCTGACCTCCGATCTTTATATTCGCGCAGCTTCCAAAGCCACGGACAGCACCGGTAGCGAAACGGAAAATCACGCCGGTTGGGCAACCTTAAACCTAGCGTTTAACAGCGAATTTGGTGCCGACGATCAGTATCAGGTCAACGTTGAGCTCAATAACCTCACCAACAAACGCTATCAAACCGCGCATGAGTCTATTCCTGCGGCGGGCATTAATGCGGCCGTTGGCTTTGCTTGGAAATTCTGA
- a CDS encoding DedA family protein, translated as MTDAGQWISDYGYVAVVIGSIIEGETIAFLAGAAAHKHLLSYPLVLLMTFLGATAGDFTLYLVGRRFGRQILARFKRQQKKIQRFQQRVREHETLLILGMRFAYGFRTIGPIIIGSSGVKLRKFVLLNIIGAAIWAFIIVTLGYAASEVLFRLFAHEHQRRIAFVVLMVALLVGLIGVKWYRSKQSDNEA; from the coding sequence ATGACGGATGCAGGCCAGTGGATTTCAGATTACGGCTATGTTGCGGTGGTGATTGGCAGCATTATTGAGGGCGAAACGATCGCTTTTCTGGCAGGCGCAGCGGCTCACAAGCATCTACTCTCCTATCCTTTAGTTTTGTTGATGACCTTCTTGGGCGCCACGGCGGGGGATTTTACGCTGTATCTGGTGGGGCGACGGTTTGGTCGTCAGATCTTGGCGCGTTTTAAGCGACAGCAGAAAAAGATCCAACGTTTCCAACAGCGGGTGCGTGAGCATGAGACGCTGCTCATCCTAGGAATGCGTTTTGCCTACGGTTTTCGCACCATTGGCCCGATTATCATCGGATCTTCGGGCGTCAAGCTACGCAAGTTTGTGCTGCTGAATATTATCGGTGCGGCGATTTGGGCATTTATCATCGTTACGCTCGGTTATGCCGCCAGCGAAGTGCTGTTCCGCCTGTTTGCCCACGAGCATCAACGACGCATCGCCTTTGTGGTGCTGATGGTCGCGTTGCTGGTGGGATTAATCGGCGTGAAGTGGTATCGCTCAAAACAGTCTGACAATGAGGCATAA
- a CDS encoding DedA family protein — protein sequence MAWLETFLSQIADHPVQIFALLFAIALGKSTVMISSILPPASLMLLAAIAVSQPSLSITQVWLAITLGATLGSVLTFHFGQLINQKMLFPRFFSRHNSKLQRISEKLQHKGGLLVLFTSRFIAVLRYMVPMAAGMMTFSRTRVYCVTAFSAAVWACLFIGIVSGALYFAAPII from the coding sequence ATGGCATGGTTAGAAACCTTTTTGTCACAGATTGCCGATCACCCGGTTCAAATTTTTGCCCTGCTGTTTGCTATCGCACTCGGTAAATCCACCGTGATGATCTCCTCGATCCTGCCACCCGCGTCGTTGATGTTGCTGGCGGCAATCGCCGTCAGCCAGCCTTCACTTTCCATCACGCAGGTTTGGCTTGCGATTACGCTGGGAGCGACATTAGGCTCGGTGCTGACGTTTCATTTTGGCCAATTGATTAACCAGAAAATGCTTTTCCCACGCTTTTTCTCTCGTCATAACAGTAAGTTGCAGCGCATCAGCGAAAAGCTACAGCATAAAGGCGGCCTGCTGGTTTTGTTCACGTCACGTTTTATAGCCGTACTGCGCTATATGGTGCCCATGGCCGCTGGAATGATGACCTTTAGCCGCACGCGCGTTTACTGTGTCACCGCATTTTCAGCTGCCGTGTGGGCGTGCCTATTTATCGGTATCGTTTCAGGCGCGCTCTATTTCGCCGCTCCTATCATCTAG
- a CDS encoding nitrous oxide-stimulated promoter family protein: protein MPDSRIQREKLTIRKMISLYQRRCPDAQHDDEHYDNLYAYAVKRLDRCVFGAEKPACKQCPVHCYQPAKREEMKQIMRWSGPRMLWRHPILTVRHLIDDKRPVPELPEKYRPKKP from the coding sequence ATGCCAGATAGCCGAATTCAACGAGAAAAGCTGACGATCAGAAAAATGATCTCGCTTTATCAGCGCCGCTGCCCCGATGCTCAGCATGACGACGAACACTACGATAACCTGTATGCCTATGCGGTAAAGCGCCTCGACCGCTGTGTGTTTGGCGCAGAAAAACCGGCCTGTAAGCAATGCCCTGTGCACTGCTATCAACCCGCCAAGCGCGAAGAAATGAAGCAAATTATGCGTTGGTCGGGTCCGAGAATGCTGTGGCGGCACCCTATCCTTACCGTGCGTCACCTGATTGACGACAAACGCCCTGTACCTGAATTGCCGGAAAAGTATCGTCCCAAAAAACCTTAA